A window of Bombyx mori chromosome 2, ASM3026992v2 contains these coding sequences:
- the CPFL1 gene encoding cuticular protein CPFL family 1 precursor: MRVLILAAAFLASAAAVPSGALLAGHYSHGLVAHGLGAHGLAAHGLGAHGIAAHGIAAHGLAPAAPTISAGDIHGAAIDAHVEASDHVRAAADAAREQHDQAAEIHGQAVNAAVDHSWQAVDAVKTVEAKLDGAAAGAAPVLAKQLVGHVAAPVVAHAAYGAAPVVAHAGYAGAHAAYGAPVFGHAAYAAPASKTVVSQSLTQSHPAQIAPLLAYAGHGLDYAHGLDYGHGLDYAHGLPHGLPHGLPHGLPHGLAHGW; the protein is encoded by the exons ATGAGAGTTCTG ATCCTAGCCGCCGCCTTCCTCGCCTCCGCCGCAGCCGTTCCCTCGGGAGCGCTGCTGGCCGGACACTACAGCCACGGACTCGTTGCCCACGGCCTCGGAGCCCACGGCCTCGCAGCCCACGGCCTCGGAGCCCACGGCATTGCAGCCCACGGCATCGCAGCCCACGGCCTGGCCCCTGCCGCCCCCACCATCTCCGCCGGAGACATCCACGGCGCCGCCATCGACGCTCACGTTGAGGCCTCGGACCACGTCCGCGCCGCTGCCGACGCCGCCCGTGAACAGCACGACCAGGCCGCCGAGATCCACGGCCAGGCCGTCAACGCCGCCGTAGACCACTCCTGGCAGGCGGTCGACGCTGTCAAGACCGTTGAGGCTAAGCTGGACGGTGCCGCCGCCGGAGCCGCCCCCGTTCTTGCCAAGCAACTGGTCGGTCACGTAGCCGCCCCCGTGGTCGCCCACGCTGCCTATGGCGCCGCTCCCGTTGTCGCCCACGCTGGTTATGCCGGAGCTCACGCAGCTTATGGCGCTCCAGTGTTCGGACATGCCGCGTACGCCGCTCCCGCCAGCAAGACTGTGGTCTCTCAGTCTCTGACCCAGTCCCATCCCGCTCAGATCGCGCCTCTGCTCGCCTACGCCGGTCACGGTCTCGACTATGCTCACGGTCTAGACTATGGTCACGGACTCGACTATGCTCACGGACTCCCCCACGGACTCCCCCACGGACTCCCCCATGGACTCCCCCACGGACTCGCTCACGGATGGTAA